The genomic window TTCATTCCTGCTTCTGATCCTGGCTGCATTAATTGCACTTGTGATTTTGCTGGTTGTGGGAAGCATTTATATGGATGCCACCCAAACAGAGATTCCTCCTGGAGTGGAACAGCCGGCAAAGGTCCACATCATTCATGTTGGCACTGTTGGCATGGCTCTCCTGGTAAGCTGActcaggatggggggaggaagagttaaacCAAGTCACAATGAGACTGATAGGAACCTtgttgactggggggggggggcaattgttAAAATAGCTGGCTGGCTTTGGGATTCCATCCAAGGTCACTTAAAGCAGGCCAGGACTTTCCACAGCGACTTGGGAGACAGGTGAACTTCAAGTCAGGGCTGTGGTCTGGAGCTGCTTCTGTTCTGTGCACACGCTGTGTAATACAAGTGTTGTCATCGGCCATCTCCCTCCTGTGTCTTCTTTTCACTTCAATAGTTGCATGCATGAAAAGCAAGAACACGGCATTTTTGGAGAGCAGAAGAGCAATGCTTGCATGTGTGCCCATGGCCCTGAATGCAAAAGTCAATGACAGAAGCAGGAGGACAAGCAAGAAGCTCAATGCTTGTTGGCTCAGGCAGACCTTTGCACCCAAGGACATGTTGGAGGGGTGGACATGTACACAGGGCAAGAACTTCCTAGAATTACCACCTGAACTTTGAGTCTACCTCTGCAAAAAACATTTTGCATTCCACTCTTTTGGAAGATACAACATTCACtgcccaccttttttccctttgGGGGCTTGGGGAGCAATTATCTTCGTTTTAAATGGGAGGTGTCTTGGGAAGGGAAATAGACAGTGTCCCTCCCCTGGCCCCTCCCTTATTTATGGTCATTTCTTTGAGACCAGCACTGCTACCAGGCAATAAATAGGAAGGCATAGGTCAGGCTCAGCATGGTGTGCTCCTGTGCTTTTCCTCAATGCACCATGTGCACACTGCATCTGGGAGTGAAGCTGCTACATTTCAACACCAGAgcttgttagagttgcaaccctttgtctggtaaagagttgtatggaaccttagATGAGCAGGCActcaaaacagcatacaccagcagagttctttgaatgcagtggttatatttcagagcaagggttatcacaggtagagtaatcagtaaacagtcctagtcagcacaatgagcagtcagtccataaacaacaaatccaaatcagttttccaagatacacagtcaaagttcattccatggtcagtaacaacatgtatctactcacatccagcctcccaagttactggcagcagttcagtagtctcctagtacactcctactgctgcactggaagctcaacagaccaaacattaagtagttggagtggccaatcagtgtaggccaagccacacccagggtgaggcagtcacaggtgtttgctgatcctgctgactccagcaatctgcacctgttcctgaaccaccttgttggctgtgtttctgccttatccagaacatagacctgacagagCTGGCTGCATTTGCAGGAGGCAAGGCTGGAAGGCCAGAACCGTTGCAGGGCTGGACTGCAGCCTCTTGCAGGCCAGAAGCAGGAACTGAGCCTTACTTTGCTCACCAGCATGTATCCCCAAACATGACATAACAGTGGTGGAAAGAACCCTGTTTGTGATTGACCTGGCCTACAAAGAGCCTGTCTGAAGGTGCTATGGATCTGTTGCCCGGCCCTCTCCACAGATCTAGGTGTACACTTCCTTGCCTGAATCAGCTCATGCAACACCTGTGCATTTGCTGTGGGAAGAGATGATGCCAGCAGAGCCACAAGAGTTAAGGCCAGTGGACTTGAAGCCTGAGTAAGAAGGTGGGAAATTTCTTATGAAAGTACAgctccagcctatttatacacggatttggatttgactcaacatgaatggtccctgcaaatgagaaggaatgtgctgttccctggagaaggggaaaaatgcacccctttaaaatcagtttaaaaaactgaacagtcctttaacgaCAGCCTCcttcatgagagagagaaagagagggcagcaggctgacaatccatcaatcctcctctctctaggtgacccctcccttccccccagcatgtgaaagaaaagtgatcattttgcattggtgaagggaggggctgagtgaagtgctgatggattgtcttcttaatgactcttatcttacatcaggaaggtcagcaaggctgtttttaaatcaaagaaactttgttttttaaattgatttactactgtgcgttttttgttatccacgtgagtgcttggaatgggacctacgcgaataattagtctcaacctgtacttcaaaATCTAGATTTAGAAACTGGATATACAGCAGACCTCCAGAAAAATAATCCTGCAGGTTTCAGGAAAGTTGTGTCCAGCAGAGGACATCCCCAGCCACGCACCTGGGGCAAAAGTCCGCGATGGCACCTCTCCcatgggctatcgctgccccccacTAACCTGAGCCTCATAGAGCCTCATTCGACCTCCACCTGCATCAGATAAACCTCTGTGAgattccccgatgctttaaactgtgcttccagaaaaccggaagaacagtttccacccctgtcaggaacctcagagaggcttctgcgagGTCCTGGTGCttcgcgcctggggcttttgccccatcggacgtAATGGTAGCTCCGCAACTGGTCCATCACTTCACTTTGAGTCTCTAAGTAGCTGATTGCAGAAGGATCTAACCACAGAATTCATCAGGCTGTTGTCTACCAGGTCAAACCAAGAGGCCATGTCTGCTTACTCCATCCTTGcacacactttctctctctctcactctcaaaagggaaagattttcgAGAATCTACGTATCTGCAGCCAAATTCAGGTTATCCGGTATCTGCAAAACAGAGGAACGCAAGGAAAAGACTCCAGGCTCTTCAAAAAGGATGTAAAGTTTAAAGGTGTGCCTGTCCGAATTTACCAGCCCAAAGCTCCCTCTGCTGGTCGAAGGAAGGGCATCGTCTTCTTCCATGGTGGTGGCTGGGTGGTGGGGAGTATCGGTGAGTCCCAGCAGAAATTCATCCTGATCATATTCTAGAAGTGGGATTTTTCAGAGCATTTGCATGGTGGTCTGTCTAACGAAGAAACGTATTTACTCTGCTGTCATTTTTTATACAGGACAGGCAGGCCTCCAAATCCACAGGGGTTCcgctgtatccacaggggatttaAAAAACTATGGTTATGGGGAATACTGGAATTTTGGATAGGGGGCCCCACCTTGATTCTGAAAAGAACCTCTGCAGAGATTTGTGGGAATTACTTTTTATTTTGGTATATGTTTGTGTATTTAAGAAAAGCTTTAGGGAGTGTGCATATGTatagagaatgtgtgtgtgtatacagaaCAGTGGTTTATACAGGTGGAGAGTATTTTTtctcaggggttccattcccgtaCCCCCCATATATGCCAAAAACCATGGACAATGAAATTGGAGCTCATTGTGGTTTTCGGAGCCCATGGCTGCATcctgagccattctgagcctcgaAAAGGCTGCACACTGGTTCTCTGTGACTCAGAATTCTGCCCGGAACCTTTTttgatgacttccagttttcagcaaaaccagaagttgtccaaaaaaatgctccaggtggcattctgagccttggagaggccatgcGTGGTGGCccacagcctctctgaggctcagaaaacctcccaggcatgaccagaacaaggtctgcggggggaggggcaatcaGGGTTTTGGTATTCATGGTGATACAAATCTGGCAGATGCCATTGTTGCTTTTGTTCCTCCAGCAAGTAGCCTGGAATCCTCATAATTGTTACCTGGATCCATGGAGCTGGTGGTTCTGCTTCTTTCCTTTCTTGCTTTCAATGGTTTTAACATTCCCAGGGACAAAAGACTGTTGCTTTTCCTTCTCTCACTTATTATCACATCCTTTTAGTTGCTTATTGTCTGCCTACTTGATCACTGAGCCTTTCCATTCCGAGCCTTTGGGATGGCACATGTGCAAACACATTTCACAAATGCCAGGGGTTCTTTCATTTGTCATCTCTGGAAACGCTTCCTTTGCAGGTACCCATGACAAGATGTGCTGCTATTTCGCCAGAGAAAGCAAATCGGTGGTTGTGTCTGTGGAGTAAGTCGAGCTAAACGTGGGGGGCATGTGGTCAGGAGGGTTGTAGTCTTGTGGCAGTTGCATTACACACTCTAATAGCTAGAGCTTAGTAGAGCCTGAATCAGCCCAGGCAGGCCACTGTTGTGATCTCCATGCCGTTCCCAGAGTCAAAACCCTTCCCTAAAGGTGGGCAaatatgaacagcccaatcctatcaagctcTTCCATGCAACTGTGTTATCAGAACTCACACTGCATCTTGAGGGGGAACACACCCacaggtttcctctgggtaagataacatttgttcccctgcctagaaataagcctctgctgccaaaatgggtctactcagatgtgcaccagcaattttgctggaacaagttcaagtggacccagCAGAGTATACTGAGTCTGCGAAGGGGCTTAGGATATCGGTGACGCTTCTACTGCTGTTATTGTTGTCTTCCTGGCCCCAATCCATCCCCCTCCTGGTTCTCTGCTccattccttcctctccctgcccctttccgcACATCCGTTGCTCCCACCTATCCTCTCCAAATTGTACGCAGCATTCCAACCATGTCTGCATCACATATCTGGGCGCTACTTACAAACACACACTCATCAGCAGTCCAACATGCCCAGTTTGCCTCAATACCAGTGGCAAAGTGATGCAGGATGGCTAAGGGGCTTGTGGTGCAGCTACACCTGGAAACCACATCTCCAAATGGAACCAATCCAGAGAGTCTCTAGCACCACTGTAGGGCTGTTAGTGGATGTTCCCACTTGTGATTGGGAAGGTTGAGAGGAACCATTACCACCTCTCACTACACCTACTTAGGTAGCTGGGGAGATTGTAGGGGTCCGCATACCATGGGGTACCCATTACAGGCTTTTGACCCAGGGCTTCTTGCAACCAGCACTGGTTCTGACTACCTTTTCAACTGTATCAATCTCCTTTTTCATAGTTACCGCCTGGCTCCTGAGCACAAGTATCCAGTGCCCCTCAATGACTGTCTCGCTGCCACCACCCACTTTCTGGAAGCTGCAGAAGACCATGGGGTAGATTCTGGCCAGGTCATTGTCGCTGGTAGTAGTTCTGGAGGTAACCTTGCAGCTGCAGTTTGCCAAGCCTTAGCAGGTAGATCTGGCCTTCCGAAGGTGCGTGCCCAGATCCTCATCCATCCAGTGCTCCAGGCCATAGACCTCAACTTGCCTTCATATCAGCAAAACCGGGCTGTGCCCTTTGCGTTCCGGGAACAGGCTGCTTCTAGTGTTTTGCAGTACCTGAAAGGAGAGTCATCCCTCCTGAAAGAGGTCTTGGAAGGTTCTCATGTTCCTGTAACCCAAAAATTACAATACCAGAAATGGCT from Tiliqua scincoides isolate rTilSci1 chromosome 9, rTilSci1.hap2, whole genome shotgun sequence includes these protein-coding regions:
- the LOC136660511 gene encoding arylacetamide deacetylase-like 4, whose translation is MGFLSSFLLLILAALIALVILLVVGSIYMDATQTEIPPGVEQPAKVHIIHVGTVGMALLGKIFENLRICSQIQVIRYLQNRGTQGKDSRLFKKDVKFKGVPVRIYQPKAPSAGRRKGIVFFHGGGWVVGSIGTHDKMCCYFARESKSVVVSVDYRLAPEHKYPVPLNDCLAATTHFLEAAEDHGVDSGQVIVAGSSSGGNLAAAVCQALAGRSGLPKVRAQILIHPVLQAIDLNLPSYQQNRAVPFAFREQAASSVLQYLKGESSLLKEVLEGSHVPVTQKLQYQKWLSANHIPKEFKARGYNPPVTMPCKDDVYEAVKALSSPGFSPLLADDAVICQLPETCIVTCEYDILRDDGLLYKKRLEDHQIPVTWYHIANGFHGILGFFDSGWFSFPSAKKGMDDIVKFIKSL